In one window of Pseudodesulfovibrio sediminis DNA:
- a CDS encoding YcaO-like family protein yields the protein MIELKDCPKQFTTDQDKACSPVETVTRVKGLLAEKCAGVLAKTDRVDTGRLGIPVFVSECGPEARSIMPTRKQMGKGASPEQAEASALMELVERYSYFSFWGDESNFTEMTWTDAQAQWPGRTMDIRQVIRSVEEDISEKKAVRLMDLIQWRFHPALNVATGEEEFVPLDWFKKLNEFNGSSAGNTFEESISQGACELVERHVCAVVDRTRQVTPTIDPTSSDSPVLQKLVEKFERNNIKLILKDFTLGYPVPTIAAIAWDPKTFPVLSEIVFTAGTAATPEKAAIRAITEVAQLAGDFETSRVYEASGLPKFLELEQAKWLKEGDVVSLDSLPTIESDNILKELMALANGLKALGDTLYAVDTRHPDLMVTTNYNFVPGFDFRERTAHRSIGLFVGRMLAEDADFDEALEGLDVLEEVYPGGYFLPFFRGLLALRMGDPLYAASQFEEAEPLQPANAERALSAFYQAYALSQVEDWENTLDPLGRAIALDQECKEFYNLRGVAHFKGERYAEAAEDFLASLDIDSGSPHDLANLGLCHKFMGNREQALDYLRAALDMDPSLDYAQKHYEELMES from the coding sequence GTGATAGAACTCAAAGACTGTCCGAAACAATTTACCACTGATCAGGATAAGGCATGCAGCCCGGTGGAAACCGTGACGCGGGTCAAGGGTCTGCTGGCCGAGAAGTGTGCCGGTGTATTGGCAAAGACTGATCGAGTGGACACAGGCAGACTGGGCATACCCGTCTTTGTCAGCGAATGCGGTCCTGAAGCTCGGTCTATCATGCCAACCAGAAAGCAGATGGGGAAGGGGGCTTCTCCGGAGCAGGCCGAAGCCTCTGCGCTCATGGAATTGGTGGAGCGCTATTCCTATTTCAGCTTTTGGGGTGATGAATCCAACTTTACTGAAATGACCTGGACCGATGCGCAGGCACAATGGCCTGGCCGGACCATGGATATACGTCAGGTCATTCGCTCGGTCGAAGAAGATATTTCCGAGAAAAAAGCTGTCCGGCTCATGGATCTCATCCAGTGGCGTTTTCATCCTGCTCTGAATGTCGCAACCGGCGAAGAAGAGTTCGTTCCCCTTGATTGGTTCAAGAAACTCAACGAGTTCAATGGATCGTCAGCAGGAAACACGTTTGAGGAGTCCATTTCTCAGGGGGCATGCGAGCTGGTTGAACGCCACGTGTGCGCCGTTGTGGACAGAACCCGGCAAGTGACGCCAACCATTGATCCGACGAGTTCGGATAGCCCTGTGCTGCAAAAGTTGGTGGAGAAGTTTGAGCGCAATAACATCAAGCTCATTCTCAAGGATTTTACTCTCGGTTATCCGGTGCCGACAATTGCGGCCATTGCCTGGGATCCGAAAACCTTTCCTGTGCTGAGTGAAATAGTCTTTACGGCCGGTACTGCCGCTACACCGGAAAAGGCTGCGATCCGGGCGATCACAGAAGTGGCCCAGCTCGCAGGCGATTTCGAAACGAGTAGGGTATATGAGGCTTCCGGCCTGCCTAAATTCCTGGAGTTGGAGCAGGCGAAATGGCTCAAGGAAGGGGACGTCGTTTCATTGGATTCTCTGCCGACTATAGAAAGTGATAATATTCTAAAGGAATTGATGGCCCTGGCAAACGGTCTCAAGGCTTTGGGTGATACGCTGTACGCTGTTGATACCCGACATCCGGATTTGATGGTGACCACTAACTATAATTTTGTTCCCGGTTTTGATTTCCGTGAACGGACGGCACACAGGTCTATCGGGTTGTTCGTCGGTCGGATGCTTGCAGAGGACGCTGATTTTGATGAGGCGCTGGAAGGACTCGATGTGTTGGAGGAAGTCTACCCCGGTGGATATTTCCTGCCGTTCTTCCGAGGACTCCTTGCATTGCGTATGGGAGACCCCCTGTATGCTGCAAGTCAGTTCGAAGAGGCCGAGCCGTTACAACCGGCTAACGCTGAACGGGCGTTGTCAGCTTTTTATCAGGCATATGCGCTTTCACAGGTGGAGGATTGGGAAAATACGTTGGATCCACTGGGCAGAGCCATTGCGCTTGATCAGGAGTGCAAAGAGTTTTATAATCTGCGTGGAGTGGCTCATTTCAAGGGCGAGAGGTATGCGGAAGCCGCAGAAGATTTCCTCGCATCGCTTGATATCGATAGTGGGTCACCGCATGATCTTGCCAATCTTGGGCTGTGCCACAAGTTCATGGGCAACCGTGAACAGGCGCTTGACTATTTGCGAGCCGCATTGGATATGGACCCCAGCCTGGACTATGCCCAGAAGCACTATGAAGAATTGATGGAATCTTAA
- a CDS encoding class I SAM-dependent methyltransferase gives MADTVHDLNQPIGALIDIAVREFGEVDFETVTVGDVSLEVLQIKHMQKYLDKLMDKSRSGKQITLPLWAKVWPSCLVLGYTLTRFPFAKGASILEVGAGCAVNGMVMASLGYDVAVSDIEPFALLFSKINVLKNGLEDKVALHRADFTCDSMDCRFDYIIGCEVLYEESAYEPVADFMDENLAETSSAEILLAMDQKRQGRKFFDRASEKFMMMKSAANYKDEKTGEENVVNLFRLKRKQS, from the coding sequence GTGGCGGATACAGTTCATGATCTGAACCAGCCTATTGGTGCGCTCATTGACATAGCTGTTCGTGAGTTCGGTGAAGTGGATTTTGAGACGGTCACGGTTGGTGACGTGTCTCTGGAAGTGCTTCAGATCAAGCATATGCAGAAATATTTGGATAAACTCATGGATAAGAGCAGATCGGGCAAGCAGATTACGTTGCCATTGTGGGCCAAGGTCTGGCCTTCCTGCCTCGTTCTTGGATATACCCTGACCCGATTCCCTTTTGCCAAAGGAGCGTCCATTCTTGAAGTGGGGGCCGGTTGTGCGGTTAACGGGATGGTCATGGCCAGTCTTGGCTATGATGTGGCCGTGAGTGACATCGAGCCGTTTGCTCTGCTGTTCAGCAAAATAAATGTGTTGAAAAACGGCCTGGAAGACAAGGTGGCTCTGCATCGAGCCGATTTTACTTGTGATTCGATGGATTGTCGTTTCGATTACATTATCGGCTGTGAAGTCCTGTACGAAGAATCGGCATATGAACCTGTTGCAGATTTCATGGATGAGAATCTGGCCGAAACCTCATCTGCCGAAATTCTTTTGGCCATGGATCAGAAGCGTCAGGGCCGGAAATTTTTTGATCGTGCCAGTGAGAAATTCATGATGATGAAATCGGCTGCCAATTATAAAGACGAGAAGACTGGTGAAGAGAATGTCGTCAATCTGTTCCGTCTGAAAAGGAAACAGTCGTGA
- a CDS encoding response regulator: MRILIVEDEFTSRKLLLALLSDFGECDAAVDGVECVESFTKAIEEGKPYDLVCMDIMMPNKDGHQALKDIRVIEQEKGISTSDEAKVIMITALNDPKTVVKAYYKGGAAAYLPKPIEVDSLYAILRDLALIE; encoded by the coding sequence ATGCGCATACTTATTGTTGAAGACGAATTCACCAGTCGTAAACTGCTTCTGGCGCTGCTTTCCGACTTTGGAGAGTGCGATGCCGCAGTGGATGGTGTTGAATGTGTCGAGTCCTTCACCAAAGCAATTGAAGAAGGAAAACCATACGACCTCGTCTGCATGGACATCATGATGCCGAACAAGGATGGTCATCAGGCATTGAAAGATATCAGGGTTATCGAGCAGGAGAAGGGGATTTCGACTTCTGACGAGGCCAAGGTCATCATGATTACGGCATTGAACGATCCCAAGACCGTGGTAAAGGCGTATTACAAGGGCGGAGCCGCTGCCTATCTGCCTAAACCCATCGAAGTGGACAGCCTCTACGCCATTTTGCGCGATTTGGCGCTCATAGAATAG
- a CDS encoding SHOCT domain-containing protein — MEFLDIYHFSTQMFDFLNSPEWRAWPFNSGYGEKILPAIARLVFVSAIMGVILLFLRLLFGPGGPLRDKEMDEEARIETEQERAEVEELFAKGEISELDYKARMKHLKD, encoded by the coding sequence ATGGAATTCTTGGATATATATCATTTCAGCACTCAAATGTTTGACTTTCTCAACAGCCCGGAATGGCGCGCCTGGCCATTCAATTCTGGGTACGGAGAGAAAATCCTGCCAGCCATCGCCCGACTTGTTTTTGTCTCGGCGATCATGGGAGTCATACTGCTTTTTCTTCGTCTGCTATTCGGTCCGGGAGGCCCGTTACGCGATAAGGAAATGGATGAAGAGGCTCGAATTGAAACAGAACAGGAGCGCGCAGAGGTTGAAGAGCTCTTTGCCAAGGGTGAAATTTCCGAACTCGATTACAAAGCCAGAATGAAGCACCTGAAGGACTGA
- a CDS encoding HD domain-containing protein, protein MHLDRHIQTFTDFSTAYLSGNADKDYHIQLKIDHTMRVLDNAKAIIKGEGLNGRSARLSLLSALYHDIGRFPQFKQYDTFRDAHSVNHGRLGVLTLRTIPIPDSLDSADLRILKAAVGLHNVKEINPNCPAFLKNVVNVVRDSDKLDIYDVVLDHLSITTDPKRIVIHSLEEHPTKYSDTVFKAVFEGQTCDYSNLYYSNDFILLLVGWLFKLAFPTTISLLSERGCIDRIFALLPKDKRIQSLEQKAHTFIRYNI, encoded by the coding sequence ATGCACCTGGATCGCCATATTCAGACATTTACCGATTTCTCTACTGCTTATCTATCTGGTAATGCGGACAAAGATTACCATATCCAGCTCAAGATCGATCACACCATGCGGGTCCTCGACAACGCCAAGGCAATTATCAAAGGAGAGGGCCTCAACGGACGATCGGCACGCCTCTCGCTCCTGTCAGCCCTCTACCACGACATCGGCCGATTCCCGCAATTCAAACAATACGACACATTCAGAGACGCACACTCCGTCAACCACGGCAGGCTTGGTGTCCTGACACTGCGCACCATCCCCATTCCCGACTCCCTTGATTCAGCGGATCTCCGCATCCTCAAGGCTGCCGTAGGACTCCACAACGTCAAAGAGATCAATCCCAATTGCCCCGCCTTCTTGAAAAACGTGGTCAACGTGGTTCGCGACAGCGACAAACTCGACATCTATGACGTAGTGCTGGACCACCTGAGTATAACAACTGATCCCAAAAGGATCGTCATCCACAGTCTGGAAGAACACCCCACCAAGTATTCAGACACTGTTTTCAAGGCTGTTTTTGAAGGGCAGACCTGCGATTACTCGAACCTCTACTACAGCAATGATTTCATCCTTCTTCTCGTGGGCTGGCTGTTCAAACTCGCCTTTCCCACCACAATCAGCCTGCTCTCCGAGCGAGGATGCATAGATCGAATCTTTGCCCTACTCCCGAAAGATAAACGGATTCAATCACTTGAGCAAAAGGCACACACCTTTATTCGTTATAATATTTAG
- a CDS encoding tetratricopeptide repeat protein has protein sequence MPAQRKNSKAFGIYNNILILTNIEVHAKRDLATIKSFGPKHVQIFTSGAAAIDYIADNQVDLIFCDSSLSDMSGIKFAQIININMSGRPMPIIMVTLENRKDHVLDSIAAGCIGYILRPYSLDTFEKYLILADQLNSYPEIEEMELREAQDMVERGDFDDAIEAFEELISYQDEAQKYYDMGCQFMATGKYGKAIVSFKKAVKINDLFAEAYKGLAEAYKGRGDMESFKNFLKKAASVHAQFDRLEETKNLFIEILKYESDTPNPFNTLGVNLRKQGDYPGAIHAYRQALELTPQDENIYFNMAKALYFMGKVDEASIEVVAALEMNPGFLEASKLYQRIHGKPWKPSKSAKPKPQQEGTKQSAKDIGP, from the coding sequence ATGCCGGCACAGAGAAAAAACAGCAAAGCATTCGGGATATACAACAACATCCTCATCCTGACGAACATTGAGGTACACGCCAAACGCGACCTTGCCACAATCAAGTCCTTTGGTCCTAAACACGTTCAGATCTTCACCTCCGGAGCGGCGGCAATAGATTATATTGCCGACAACCAGGTGGACCTCATCTTCTGTGACTCTTCCCTGTCCGACATGAGCGGCATCAAGTTTGCCCAGATCATCAACATCAACATGAGCGGAAGGCCCATGCCCATCATCATGGTCACTCTGGAAAACAGAAAAGACCATGTGCTGGACTCCATTGCCGCCGGCTGTATAGGGTATATTCTTCGCCCATACTCGCTTGATACCTTCGAGAAATATCTCATCCTTGCCGACCAGCTGAACAGTTACCCCGAGATCGAGGAAATGGAACTCAGGGAAGCACAGGATATGGTTGAGCGCGGCGACTTCGATGACGCCATCGAAGCCTTTGAAGAGCTCATCTCCTATCAGGACGAAGCCCAGAAGTACTACGATATGGGCTGTCAGTTCATGGCTACGGGGAAATATGGCAAGGCCATTGTATCCTTCAAGAAAGCCGTCAAGATCAACGACCTCTTTGCCGAGGCGTACAAAGGTCTGGCCGAGGCTTACAAAGGTCGCGGCGACATGGAATCCTTCAAGAATTTTCTCAAGAAAGCAGCCAGCGTACACGCCCAGTTTGACCGGCTTGAAGAAACAAAGAATCTGTTTATCGAGATTCTCAAATACGAGTCAGATACGCCCAATCCGTTCAACACCCTGGGTGTCAATCTGCGTAAACAGGGAGACTACCCTGGTGCCATCCATGCCTACCGACAAGCGCTTGAACTGACTCCACAGGATGAGAATATCTATTTCAATATGGCCAAGGCTCTCTACTTCATGGGTAAAGTTGATGAAGCGTCAATCGAGGTGGTGGCTGCTCTGGAAATGAATCCCGGATTCCTGGAGGCCAGCAAACTCTACCAGCGTATTCACGGCAAGCCGTGGAAACCATCCAAGTCGGCCAAACCCAAGCCGCAGCAGGAAGGCACCAAGCAGTCCGCCAAGGATATTGGTCCATAG
- a CDS encoding sterol desaturase family protein, protein MHSEATIRLGSFALMLVVMGVTETVWPRRQLTTSKPRRWVSNLSISILSTIIARLALPLVPTGFALYCTQHGYGLFNLSSIPPVVAIITSVIFLDMVIYWQHVIFHRIPLLWRVHRMHHIDLDIDASTGIRFHPIEICLSLCLKLGTIFILGPPMLAVLIFEVLLNGCALFNHANVRIPITIDAAMRLLMVTPDMHRVHHSTDMREANMNFGFNFPWWDRIFGTYKAQPDKGHNGMTIGLNIFRTPRYGSILNLLRIPFL, encoded by the coding sequence GTGCATAGCGAAGCGACTATACGACTCGGCTCTTTCGCCCTCATGCTCGTTGTCATGGGCGTGACTGAAACCGTATGGCCTCGACGCCAACTGACAACGTCAAAACCCCGCCGATGGGTATCCAATCTCTCCATTTCCATTCTGTCCACGATCATCGCTCGACTTGCCCTCCCCCTCGTCCCAACGGGATTTGCACTCTACTGCACCCAACACGGTTACGGACTCTTCAACCTCTCATCCATCCCCCCTGTCGTGGCCATCATCACCAGCGTGATCTTCCTGGATATGGTCATTTACTGGCAACATGTCATTTTTCACAGGATTCCGCTCCTCTGGCGCGTACACCGCATGCACCATATCGACCTGGATATTGATGCCTCAACTGGCATCCGCTTTCATCCTATCGAAATATGCCTGTCGTTATGTCTCAAACTGGGGACCATCTTCATACTCGGTCCACCAATGCTGGCCGTTCTGATTTTTGAAGTGCTGCTCAATGGGTGCGCCCTCTTCAACCATGCCAATGTACGCATTCCCATTACAATCGATGCTGCCATGCGGCTCCTGATGGTCACACCGGACATGCACCGAGTACACCACTCCACCGACATGCGCGAAGCAAATATGAACTTCGGATTCAATTTCCCGTGGTGGGACCGCATATTCGGCACATACAAGGCGCAACCAGACAAGGGACACAACGGCATGACGATCGGGCTCAACATTTTTCGCACCCCCAGGTACGGGTCAATACTCAACCTGCTGCGCATTCCCTTCCTGTAG
- a CDS encoding NAD(P)/FAD-dependent oxidoreductase, giving the protein MPDTLYDVAILGSGPGGLQAAIHASRKKAKVLMLGRIDNSSLFWAHVENYCCQIMISGEEILKTGRMQAESFGAEFRDEDVLAIEPDGKLFSIKLESGDMIKAKAIILATGSSRNKLKVPGEKDLLGKGVSYCVDCDAGFYRNEVVAVAGCRSAAAGGAVALTNFASEVHLYCKELDIAKGLREQLDTTGVIVREGIQITEIKGKNAVESVLLDDGSTQSVAGVFIELGAKGVLELTAMLGVQLDENMKYIEADKKQQTNVTGVYAAGDICGPPLQMAKAVGEGCVAGIEAATYAKKLELD; this is encoded by the coding sequence ATGCCCGATACCCTTTACGATGTAGCCATTCTCGGTTCCGGCCCCGGCGGTCTTCAAGCCGCCATCCACGCATCCCGCAAGAAAGCCAAAGTCCTCATGCTGGGTCGAATAGACAACAGCTCCCTCTTCTGGGCTCATGTCGAAAACTACTGCTGCCAAATAATGATCTCCGGGGAGGAAATCCTCAAGACTGGTCGCATGCAGGCCGAAAGTTTCGGCGCTGAATTCAGAGACGAAGACGTGTTGGCCATCGAACCTGACGGCAAACTTTTTTCAATCAAGCTCGAATCCGGTGACATGATCAAGGCCAAGGCCATCATTCTGGCGACAGGTTCCAGTCGCAACAAGCTCAAGGTGCCCGGCGAAAAAGACCTGCTTGGCAAGGGCGTGAGCTACTGTGTGGACTGTGATGCCGGCTTTTACCGCAACGAAGTCGTTGCCGTGGCAGGGTGCCGCAGTGCCGCAGCAGGCGGGGCCGTGGCATTGACCAATTTCGCTTCCGAAGTACACCTCTACTGCAAAGAACTGGACATCGCAAAAGGGTTGCGCGAACAGCTCGACACCACTGGCGTGATCGTACGTGAAGGCATTCAGATCACTGAAATAAAGGGGAAAAACGCCGTGGAATCCGTCTTGTTAGATGACGGTTCGACACAGTCTGTTGCCGGTGTATTCATTGAACTGGGAGCCAAGGGTGTCCTGGAGCTGACGGCCATGCTCGGGGTGCAGTTGGATGAAAACATGAAGTATATTGAAGCGGACAAGAAGCAACAAACGAACGTCACAGGCGTGTATGCGGCGGGCGACATCTGCGGTCCTCCGCTGCAAATGGCCAAAGCTGTGGGTGAAGGATGCGTGGCAGGCATTGAAGCCGCGACCTACGCAAAAAAACTTGAACTGGATTAA
- a CDS encoding PilZ domain-containing protein, whose protein sequence is MDLVTGDKILLELSTFEDRFLGVVADVKSDGRLLVYVSLPPLAVERIGIHTPALIRYAYDGQLLGFASEILNTIHSSGVILELAGPESVFDAEERSEPRCVCRFPASIEGEGHVVQGVVEDMSASCARMHLFGDDLIEFPEDPGRVVKLTFHPFDKESEAFSVGCAVVKAFLRNGERFAVVRFNNDEPDTRKRISGFVEAQVCCFVTH, encoded by the coding sequence ATGGATTTGGTGACAGGCGATAAAATACTGTTGGAACTGTCTACTTTTGAAGACAGATTTCTTGGTGTTGTTGCTGATGTGAAGTCGGATGGCCGTCTGTTGGTATACGTTTCCCTGCCCCCGTTGGCGGTCGAGAGGATAGGGATACATACCCCAGCCCTGATTCGCTATGCCTATGACGGTCAGTTGCTCGGGTTCGCCTCAGAAATCTTGAATACGATTCATTCATCGGGTGTCATACTGGAGCTGGCTGGGCCGGAATCTGTTTTTGACGCTGAGGAACGGAGCGAGCCGAGATGCGTGTGTCGTTTCCCAGCCAGTATCGAAGGAGAAGGCCATGTCGTGCAGGGGGTGGTGGAAGATATGTCAGCCAGTTGCGCCCGTATGCATTTGTTCGGAGATGATTTGATTGAATTTCCCGAAGATCCCGGCAGAGTAGTCAAATTGACGTTTCATCCCTTTGATAAAGAAAGCGAGGCGTTTTCCGTGGGGTGTGCGGTCGTCAAGGCCTTCCTGAGGAATGGAGAGCGATTTGCCGTAGTTAGGTTTAACAACGACGAACCGGATACACGCAAGCGCATATCCGGTTTCGTTGAAGCACAGGTGTGCTGTTTCGTAACTCATTAG
- a CDS encoding potassium:proton antiporter: protein MGFISWIGCLLVLGYQAGSWVLFKAWPSITLLDLLQIVFGIDLLSLIQHFSLEVAFKAAYVCFTTELVLFLWWLGVVMFALMIATQILFKK, encoded by the coding sequence ATGGGATTTATTTCCTGGATCGGCTGTCTGCTGGTCCTCGGCTATCAGGCAGGATCATGGGTTCTTTTCAAGGCCTGGCCTTCCATAACACTGCTTGATCTTCTGCAAATAGTGTTCGGGATCGACCTGCTGTCACTCATTCAACACTTTTCTTTGGAAGTAGCCTTTAAAGCTGCATATGTTTGCTTTACTACTGAACTCGTACTCTTCCTTTGGTGGCTGGGCGTGGTCATGTTTGCTCTCATGATAGCAACCCAGATTCTTTTCAAAAAATAA
- a CDS encoding cytochrome c3 family protein, whose translation MQKRFLSITIVSAILFIVALGGYLIPIHADEPPMRILLKNKGGKVILNHQEHINIVDGKCASCHHTTGDAQNPPACSGCHAAQFNAAFVLDHQKTIDKAHCASCHHAKASIDNFSHDDHAAEYTDNECQTCHHDESIEPEPQACANCHSDGSDNKLNLRDATHTRCADSGCHDDFYIGGINGCANCHTRETASAPDARQQACSTCHTVPVEELLPTTMIAFHGKCMGCHEREEVGPFGEQACYQCHMQ comes from the coding sequence TTGCAAAAACGGTTTCTCTCCATCACCATTGTATCTGCGATTCTCTTTATCGTGGCCCTTGGCGGATATCTGATCCCCATCCATGCTGACGAGCCGCCCATGCGCATTTTGCTCAAGAACAAAGGCGGTAAAGTTATCCTGAATCATCAGGAGCATATCAACATTGTGGATGGGAAATGCGCCTCCTGCCATCACACCACCGGTGACGCCCAGAATCCTCCTGCCTGCAGCGGATGTCATGCGGCCCAATTCAATGCGGCTTTCGTCCTTGACCACCAGAAGACCATTGATAAAGCACACTGTGCTTCCTGCCACCACGCAAAAGCATCTATCGACAATTTTTCACACGATGACCATGCAGCCGAATATACAGACAACGAGTGCCAGACCTGCCACCATGATGAATCCATTGAGCCGGAACCGCAGGCGTGTGCCAATTGTCACTCAGACGGAAGCGATAACAAATTGAACCTGAGAGACGCGACGCACACACGCTGTGCAGATTCGGGGTGCCACGATGACTTCTACATAGGCGGCATCAACGGATGCGCCAACTGTCACACCCGTGAGACTGCCTCGGCTCCTGACGCCAGGCAGCAGGCTTGCTCCACTTGCCACACTGTCCCGGTGGAGGAACTATTGCCCACAACCATGATCGCCTTCCACGGCAAATGCATGGGATGTCACGAGCGTGAAGAAGTCGGACCGTTCGGAGAACAGGCCTGCTACCAATGTCACATGCAATAG
- a CDS encoding electron transporter RnfC has protein sequence MTISNFSLHTGETGPLIQASTPDRLRVPIYGMTPILAEGDQVLAGTRIALSNNEDRGDMHAPLAGTIKAVYHDYMHIEVTGEERTEPLVPCSESGNALRKWLRDMGINVARLNRTRTLIINGVPPEPGISIYEPLLRDYRKVLEIGLDTIQRIVEPIRIFMVVAEGNQTNAFANCTVKHVAPIYPKGLDPLVIKTVTGQEVLPGMLPKNGTILSVKELYFIGRVMESGRPVSETVMTLGTQNHLVRIGTPVGWLTKELGVKVQPGDRLVLGGAMRGMTAVNLEQGVDKQTNGLTLFRKEEGLETTDNFCLGCGECERHCPSRLMPGMISRCAEFKQFKRAERFHIHSCIECGLCGYWCTAQRPLLQYIRLAKYELALLAGAELPPDVPINERDKKGDAPC, from the coding sequence ATGACCATATCCAATTTCAGTCTGCATACCGGCGAAACCGGCCCCCTGATTCAGGCGTCAACACCAGACAGACTTCGCGTTCCCATATACGGCATGACTCCAATCCTGGCGGAAGGCGATCAAGTGCTTGCCGGGACCAGGATCGCCCTGTCCAACAACGAAGACAGGGGTGACATGCACGCCCCTTTGGCTGGAACCATCAAGGCAGTCTATCATGACTATATGCATATTGAGGTCACGGGCGAAGAACGGACAGAACCTCTCGTCCCCTGTTCCGAGTCCGGCAACGCCCTGCGAAAATGGCTCCGCGACATGGGCATCAACGTCGCACGCCTGAACCGGACACGAACACTCATCATCAATGGAGTCCCCCCTGAACCGGGAATATCCATATATGAACCACTTCTTCGCGATTATCGAAAAGTTCTTGAGATCGGGCTGGATACGATTCAACGCATAGTCGAACCAATAAGAATCTTCATGGTGGTTGCCGAAGGCAATCAGACCAACGCCTTTGCCAACTGTACGGTCAAGCATGTTGCACCGATATATCCAAAGGGTTTGGACCCTCTGGTCATCAAAACCGTCACCGGCCAAGAAGTCCTTCCCGGCATGCTGCCGAAAAATGGCACTATCCTGTCAGTAAAAGAGTTGTATTTCATTGGCCGTGTCATGGAATCAGGACGGCCTGTATCCGAAACGGTCATGACCCTTGGAACACAGAACCATCTGGTCAGGATCGGCACTCCAGTGGGATGGCTGACAAAGGAACTGGGAGTAAAGGTGCAGCCTGGTGACCGACTCGTTCTGGGAGGTGCCATGCGCGGGATGACTGCTGTCAATCTTGAACAAGGGGTGGACAAGCAAACCAACGGGCTTACGCTCTTCCGAAAGGAAGAAGGGCTCGAAACAACAGACAATTTCTGTCTTGGATGCGGCGAATGTGAACGGCATTGTCCTTCACGCCTCATGCCGGGGATGATCAGCCGGTGTGCCGAATTCAAACAATTCAAACGCGCCGAGCGCTTCCATATTCATTCATGCATCGAGTGCGGCCTCTGTGGCTATTGGTGCACGGCCCAACGCCCGCTCCTGCAGTATATCCGACTGGCAAAATACGAGCTGGCCCTACTGGCAGGGGCAGAACTACCGCCGG